In Arachis hypogaea cultivar Tifrunner chromosome 17, arahy.Tifrunner.gnm2.J5K5, whole genome shotgun sequence, a single window of DNA contains:
- the LOC112763691 gene encoding uncharacterized protein, producing the protein MEKYFKRTSSLEIGSQNNSSTSSNKRRFLEFEVESLIADPGQRPKISSYHPNDRDKVRCAYLQKGPCQPRTHDFPQTAYGSSFRRFNPNWFDDYGNWLEYSISKDAVFCLCCYLMKPETEGGDAFVTNGFSNWKKKERLQIHVGIHDSAHNQAWRKCEALMRPKQHITAAIEKQSEQAKKNYQIHLTATIDCIRFLLRQGLAFRGNDETDDSVNQGNFLELLNFLAQHNEEIDRAFKNARGNLKLIAPSIQKDIVRAAASETTKVIVDDLGDELFAVLVDEARDISIKEQMSVCLRYVNKEGQVREHFLGLVHVSNTNALSLKLALESLLETYNLSLSRVRGQGYDGASNMQGEFNGLKTLILKENSYAFYVHCFAHQLQLALVTVAKKQVEIALLFNLLTNLCNVVGASCKRRDMLRDSQMTKTIEALKSGEISSGRGLNQETALKRAGDTRWGSHYETILRLISLFPSVVNVLEYVEEDGNNSEQRAEACHLLNVIQSFEFIFNLHLMKNILGVTNELSQALQRNDQDIVNAMALVKVSKQRLQNIRDDACLNPRHSFFAFDKEKLIQLAQFYPLEFSSTQLLALDSQLENFILDVRSDDHFSDLNGIGALSQKLVETRKNIVYPLVFLLLKLALVLPVATASVERTFSAMNIIKSRLRNRMGDEFLNDCLVTYIERETFDCIDNEKIIQSFQNMKPRRMEF; encoded by the exons ATGGAGAAGTATTTCAAAAGAACCTCGTCATTGGAGATTGGATCTCAAAATAATTCATCGACCTCTTCTAATAAAAGGAGGTTTTTAGAATTCGAAGTAGAGAGTCTTATAGCAGATCCAGGACAACGACCAAAGATTTCAAGTTATCACCCGAATGACAGAGACAAAGTTAGATGTGCATATTTGCAAAAAGGTCCTTGTCAACCAAGGACTCATGATTTTCCACAAACTGCTTATGGTTCTTCCTTTCGAAGATTTAATCCTAATTGGTTTGATGACTATGGCAACTGGTTAGAGTATAGTATATCAAAAGATGCTGTTTTTTGTCTTTGTTGTTATCTTATGAAACCCGAGACTGAAGGTGGTGATGCTTTTGTAACTAATGGCTtttcaaattggaaaaaaaaggagagactACAAATTCATGTTGGGATTCATGATAGCGCTCATAATCAGGCTTGGAGAAAATGTGAAGCACTTATGAGACCAAAACAACACATCACTGCTGCTATTGAAAAACAATCTGAGCAAGCTAAAAAGAATTATCAAATTCACTTGACAGCAACAATTGATTGTATTAGATTTCTTTTGCGACAAGGATTGGCCTTTCGTGGTAATGATGAGACGGATGATTCTGTTAACCAAGGAAATTTTTTGGAACTTCTAAACTTTCTTGCGCAACATAATGAAGAGATTGATCGTGCTTTCAAAAATGCTCGTGGAAATCTTAAACTAATAGCACCCTCAATCCAAAAAGACATTGTAAGAGCTGCTGCAAGTGAAACGACAaaagttattgttgatgatcttgGTGATGAATTATTTGCTGTATTGGTTGATGAAGCCCGCGACATTTCCATTAAGGAGCAAATGTCAGTTTGCTTAAGGTATGTGAACAAAGAAGGACAAGTTAGGGAGCATTTTCTTGGTCTTGTTCATGTTTCTAATACTAATGCTTTATCTCTAAAATTAGCATTGGAGTCATTATTAGAAACATATAATTTAAGTTTATCAAGAGTACGTGGACAAGGATATGATGGTGCAAGTAACATGCAAGGAGAATTTAATGGTTTGAAAACTTTGATATTGAAAGAAAATTCTTATGCTTTCTATGTACATTGCTTTGCCCACCAACTTCAGTTAGCTCTTGTAACGGTTGCAAAAAAACAAGTTGAAATTGCTTTGCTTTTTAATTTGTTAACCAATTTGTGCAATGTTGTTGGAGCTTCGTGTAAACGAAGAGATATGCTTCGTGATAGTCAGATGACTAAGACAATTGAAGCATTAAAGAGTGGAGAAATTTCTAGTGGGCGTGGTTTGAATCAAGAAACAGCTTTAAAAAGAGCTGGAGACACTAGATGGGGTTCACATTATGAAACTATACTtagattaatttctttatttccttctGTGGTTAATGTTCTTGAATATGTTGAGGAAGATGGAAATAATTCAGAACAAAGAGCTGAAGCATGCCATTTATTGAATGTCATTCAATCCTTTGAATTCATTTTCAACTTGCACTTGATGAAAAATATCTTGGGAGTTACTAATGAGTTATCTCAGGCGTTACAAAGGAATGATCAAGATATTGTAAATGCTATGGCATTAGTCAAAGTGTCTAAACAACGATTGCAAAATATAAGAGATGATG CTTGTTTGAATCCAAGACACTCATTTTTTGCATTTGATAAGGAGAAGTTGATCCAGTTAGCTCAATTTTATCCATTAGAATTTTCTTCCACTCAACTTTTGGCACTTGATAGTCAACTTGAGAACTTCATACTAGATGTGCGTTCTGATGATCATTTCTCGGACTTAAATGGAATTGGTGCTCTTTCTCAGAAGTTGGTTGAGACTCGAAAGAATATTGTTTATCCATTAGTGTTTCTTCTTTTAAAGTTGGCTTTAGTTTTGCCTGTAGCAACTGCATCAGTTGAAAGAACTTTTTCTGCTATGAACATCATAAAGAGTCGACTTCGTAACCGTATGggagatgaatttttaaatgattgtttagtGACATACATAGAAAGAGAGACATTTGATTGTATTGACAATGAAAAGATTattcaatcttttcaaaatatgaaaCCTAGAAGAATGGAATtctaa